A region of Thiofilum sp. DNA encodes the following proteins:
- the rmuC gene encoding DNA recombination protein RmuC: MTSGGLDIYTALLLVLLALGLGLAIGYWIYGRALEKAQHEIERLEYRLQAEEQLHEERLLMLDDAQDRMNNAFAVLSQRALRENNEQFLQLAQENLGRFQAESKADLEQRQQSIEYLVDPIRQALEKTEQHLYAIERAREASFSILGEQLRALSLDQVSLRQETTKLATALKNPTARGQWGELSLKRIVELAGMTEHCDFELQVQRSNEERTIRPDMVVRLPDARELIVDAKAPMDAYLQAVDAPDELSRVNYLQKHARSLREHVKVLAAKRYWEQFSQAPDFVVLFVPGEAFLGAALEQDKTLLAEALDARVILASPATLMALLRAVAFGWKQAALTANASQIRTLGEELHKRLSILTTHIQTMGRQLGQSVESYNRLIGSLERHVLPSAKRLSELGISSERKIATLDPLSAQPRPLVTDTESSVDLVDLTHHSGETL; the protein is encoded by the coding sequence ATGACCTCAGGTGGTTTGGATATTTATACTGCATTACTATTGGTGCTTTTGGCTCTAGGTTTAGGGCTAGCTATTGGCTATTGGATTTATGGACGAGCGTTAGAAAAAGCCCAACACGAGATTGAACGCTTAGAGTATCGCCTGCAAGCCGAGGAGCAATTACACGAAGAACGCCTGTTAATGCTCGATGATGCCCAAGACCGGATGAATAATGCATTTGCCGTGCTTTCTCAACGTGCATTGCGCGAAAATAATGAGCAGTTTTTGCAACTCGCACAGGAAAATCTAGGGCGTTTTCAAGCCGAATCTAAAGCCGATTTAGAACAACGTCAGCAATCGATTGAATATTTGGTTGATCCCATTCGCCAAGCCTTAGAAAAAACCGAGCAACACCTCTATGCCATTGAACGCGCTCGCGAAGCCTCGTTTAGTATTTTAGGTGAGCAGCTACGTGCTTTAAGTCTCGATCAAGTCTCCTTACGCCAAGAAACTACTAAACTCGCTACTGCCCTTAAAAATCCTACAGCACGCGGTCAATGGGGTGAATTAAGTTTAAAACGCATTGTCGAATTGGCGGGCATGACTGAGCATTGTGATTTTGAGCTGCAAGTGCAGCGCAGTAATGAGGAGCGCACTATTCGGCCTGATATGGTAGTGAGGCTACCCGATGCGCGTGAGCTAATCGTGGATGCTAAAGCGCCGATGGATGCCTATCTCCAAGCGGTTGATGCACCTGATGAACTCTCCCGTGTGAATTATCTCCAAAAACATGCACGTAGCTTAAGAGAGCATGTCAAAGTATTGGCCGCTAAGCGTTATTGGGAGCAATTCAGCCAAGCACCGGATTTTGTGGTGTTATTTGTGCCCGGAGAGGCTTTTTTAGGCGCGGCTTTAGAGCAGGATAAAACCTTATTGGCTGAAGCTTTAGATGCAAGAGTCATTTTAGCCTCGCCTGCTACTTTAATGGCTTTATTGCGAGCGGTCGCTTTTGGCTGGAAACAAGCCGCACTAACGGCGAATGCCAGCCAGATTCGTACCCTTGGGGAAGAATTACATAAACGTCTCAGTATTTTAACGACTCATATTCAAACGATGGGGCGGCAGTTAGGGCAAAGTGTGGAAAGTTATAATCGTTTAATTGGCTCATTAGAGCGCCATGTGCTACCGAGTGCTAAACGTTTATCCGAGCTAGGTATTTCATCCGAGCGTAAAATCGCCACTTTAGACCCTTTGAGTGCTCAACCGCGCCCTTTAGTGACGGATACGGAGTCATCTGTTGATTTAGTCGATTTAACGCATCACAGCGGAGAAACATTGTGA
- a CDS encoding HAD-IA family hydrolase, whose product MNKAAYSLPQGVLFDLDGTLVDTAPDLVNALNAVLQVEGRETLTLAQARPAASHGAAALLKLGFGNDMSEEQLRNRTRLFLDHYSANICVDSELFAGMDLVLEHLEALGIPWGVVTNKPALLTLALLDELRLRERAYSVVSGDTLAVAKPHPEPLLYAASQCEVEPAHCIYIGDAERDIEAAKRAGMKALIAGYGYIGADDQPDTWGAQGVLQQPLDFMHWLTIQAAH is encoded by the coding sequence ATGAATAAAGCCGCCTATTCATTACCCCAAGGCGTATTGTTTGATTTAGACGGTACTTTAGTCGATACCGCTCCCGATTTGGTTAATGCTCTAAATGCGGTATTGCAAGTCGAAGGACGCGAGACTTTAACCCTAGCACAAGCGCGTCCCGCCGCTTCGCACGGTGCAGCAGCCTTATTAAAACTGGGGTTTGGTAATGATATGTCGGAAGAGCAATTGCGTAATCGTACACGGCTATTTTTGGATCATTACAGCGCTAATATCTGTGTGGATAGTGAGCTATTTGCGGGTATGGATTTGGTACTAGAGCACTTAGAGGCTTTAGGGATTCCTTGGGGGGTGGTGACTAATAAACCTGCTTTACTGACTTTGGCTTTATTAGATGAATTGCGTCTACGTGAGCGGGCTTATAGCGTAGTGAGTGGCGATACTCTAGCAGTAGCTAAACCTCATCCAGAACCCTTGCTGTATGCAGCCTCGCAATGTGAAGTGGAGCCGGCGCATTGTATTTATATTGGTGATGCGGAGCGCGATATTGAGGCAGCAAAACGGGCGGGTATGAAGGCTTTAATTGCTGGCTATGGTTATATCGGAGCTGATGATCAGCCGGATACTTGGGGTGCGCAAGGGGTATTGCAACAGCCTTTAGATTTTATGCATTGGCTTACCATTCAAGCCGCTCACTAA
- a CDS encoding TlpA disulfide reductase family protein — MIFLKHALYTLLLSLSLLSVALPSHAMTTMAGKPVKMEQLVGKGRWTAIEIWASTCSICRQTIHHLIEIDQRLPTIDVFGISIDDQAGKAEAQRFIQQHKMRFPNFLSNAAEVDAYLVKHADETFLGTPTLLLFSPQGKLVAVQPGPVTATELKDFIKTL, encoded by the coding sequence ATGATCTTCTTAAAACATGCATTATATACCTTGCTCCTAAGTCTTAGCCTACTGAGTGTAGCCCTTCCTAGTCATGCTATGACTACTATGGCAGGTAAACCTGTCAAGATGGAGCAATTAGTCGGCAAAGGACGCTGGACGGCTATTGAAATCTGGGCATCTACTTGCTCGATCTGCCGTCAAACTATTCATCATTTAATTGAAATTGATCAGCGCCTGCCTACTATCGATGTATTCGGTATTTCGATTGATGATCAAGCTGGCAAAGCAGAGGCGCAACGTTTTATTCAGCAACATAAAATGCGCTTCCCTAACTTTTTAAGTAATGCGGCGGAGGTGGATGCCTATTTAGTTAAACATGCGGATGAAACCTTTTTGGGTACGCCAACCCTGTTATTATTTTCGCCTCAAGGTAAGTTAGTAGCGGTGCAACCCGGACCTGTGACTGCCACTGAGCTTAAGGATTTTATTAAGACTTTATAA
- the minE gene encoding cell division topological specificity factor MinE: MGLFSFFKTTKQDSAKVAKERLQILIAHERLDRSGPDFLPQLRRDIMEVIRKYVAVDEGQVQVQFEKGTDFDILELNITLPERVH, from the coding sequence ATGGGATTGTTCAGCTTTTTTAAGACCACTAAGCAGGATTCCGCTAAAGTGGCGAAAGAGCGATTACAGATTTTAATTGCTCATGAGCGTCTGGATCGATCTGGCCCCGACTTTTTACCCCAGTTGCGCCGCGATATTATGGAAGTGATTCGTAAATATGTGGCGGTTGATGAAGGACAAGTACAAGTGCAATTTGAAAAAGGCACGGATTTCGACATATTAGAACTAAATATTACTCTACCTGAACGGGTGCATTAA
- the minD gene encoding septum site-determining protein MinD yields MTRIIVVTSGKGGVGKTTTSAAFATGLALRGHKTAVIDFDVGLRNLDLIMGCERRVVYDFINVINGEATLKQALIKDKRCENLYVLPASQTRDKESLTQEGVERVIKELQEDGFDYILCDSPAGIEKGAAMAMYFADDAIVVTNPEVSSVRDSDRILGLLASKTRKAEQGESVREFLLITRYAPERVQEGEMLAMEDILEILAVPLIGVIPESKSVLQASNNGSPIILDTQSHAGQAYDDFVRRYLGETVPHRFLAVEKKGFLKRLFGG; encoded by the coding sequence TTGACTAGGATTATTGTGGTTACCTCTGGCAAAGGAGGAGTCGGTAAAACAACCACCAGCGCCGCCTTTGCAACAGGGTTAGCTTTACGCGGTCATAAAACGGCAGTGATCGATTTTGACGTAGGATTACGTAATCTCGATTTGATTATGGGTTGTGAGCGCCGCGTGGTCTATGACTTTATTAACGTGATCAATGGTGAGGCGACCTTAAAGCAAGCGCTGATCAAAGATAAGCGGTGTGAAAATTTATATGTTTTACCTGCCTCCCAAACTCGTGATAAAGAGTCCTTGACACAAGAGGGGGTGGAACGTGTGATTAAGGAGCTTCAAGAGGATGGGTTTGACTATATCCTTTGTGACTCGCCCGCAGGCATTGAAAAGGGTGCTGCAATGGCGATGTATTTTGCTGACGATGCCATTGTAGTCACTAACCCTGAGGTTTCTTCAGTACGGGATTCAGATCGCATCTTAGGTTTACTCGCCAGTAAAACCCGCAAAGCTGAGCAGGGTGAGTCAGTACGCGAGTTTTTATTGATCACTCGCTATGCACCAGAACGAGTGCAAGAGGGCGAAATGTTGGCGATGGAAGACATTTTAGAAATCTTGGCTGTCCCTTTGATTGGAGTGATTCCAGAATCTAAAAGTGTGCTACAAGCCTCCAATAATGGTTCCCCGATTATTTTGGACACGCAAAGCCATGCGGGACAAGCCTATGATGATTTTGTCAGACGTTATTTAGGAGAGACGGTTCCCCATCGCTTTTTAGCTGTTGAGAAGAAAGGATTCCTCAAACGCCTATTTGGAGGTTAA
- the minC gene encoding septum site-determining protein MinC — MAQQPFIFKGEMTLVNVLALQSSDVAAIGTALKQKREISPVLSRGPIIVDCQGISAECQNIDLKILADVIREADFIPVGLRNFPEEFSEQAAQAGWAMLRPGAVARSTQTSIPVEITPTQALTNPVQSHLVLVDKPVRSGQQVCALQGDIVVLQHTSAGSELLAAGSVHVYGSLRGRVLAGVLGDTQARIFCQKLEAELVAIAGRYRLLDEVDTPLKGRPAMIYLSGEKLVIDSMF, encoded by the coding sequence ATGGCGCAACAACCCTTTATATTTAAAGGCGAAATGACGCTAGTCAATGTATTGGCACTACAGTCTAGTGATGTAGCCGCTATTGGTACGGCTTTAAAACAAAAGCGTGAAATATCACCCGTGCTATCCAGAGGGCCTATCATCGTGGATTGTCAGGGTATTAGCGCGGAATGCCAAAATATTGACCTAAAAATTCTGGCAGATGTTATACGTGAAGCGGACTTCATTCCAGTAGGTTTACGTAATTTTCCTGAAGAATTCAGTGAGCAGGCTGCACAAGCAGGCTGGGCTATGCTACGTCCGGGGGCAGTAGCCCGTAGTACTCAAACCTCTATTCCGGTTGAAATTACCCCTACCCAAGCGCTTACTAATCCCGTGCAATCCCATTTAGTATTAGTCGATAAACCGGTACGTTCGGGGCAGCAAGTGTGTGCCTTGCAAGGCGATATTGTAGTATTACAGCACACCAGTGCCGGATCAGAGCTATTAGCAGCGGGATCGGTGCATGTATATGGGTCGCTACGCGGGCGGGTATTAGCGGGTGTGTTAGGCGATACTCAAGCGCGAATTTTTTGCCAAAAATTAGAAGCTGAGCTAGTGGCTATTGCCGGACGCTACCGACTCTTGGATGAAGTGGATACTCCACTGAAAGGTCGTCCAGCAATGATCTATTTAAGCGGTGAAAAACTTGTTATTGATTCTATGTTTTAA
- a CDS encoding tetratricopeptide repeat protein — translation MRRSNYRTFFPYIALVGSLSFYVMGSTANAELDNTRYTTPLPELGSVASPSEQFRIAERYIKGAGVESNPELGMQWLRLAAAQQYPKALYELAFHYEHGIDAKQDTSKAVSLYKQAANLGYMDAQFNLGFLYIKNGDVKEASVWLEKAALQNDRDAQYNLSLIYADNMLGGSTDNQKAIEWLTKAAENGHRDAQFNLGTRYLQGTIVEKNMEKAAYWFTTAANQNDAAAQFNLGLMYEEGDGVEKDLAKAIEWYRKAAEQNEAGAQYNLGIKYVLGEGIEQNTDKGIEWVSKAAENKNPAAQYMMAYLFNQGSDLPHDPSQALYWYRASAEQGYVEAQYNLAMMFAKGEGVEQDYKESLFWVRKAAQANHINAQYSLGTFLAKGLGTPKNLPEAAFWLSLAAAKGEQHAIENRDVVMEMLSSAERDDVKKRIEVELAKNPTDRPMGSP, via the coding sequence ATGCGCAGGAGCAATTATCGCACCTTTTTTCCCTATATTGCCTTAGTAGGGTCTCTTAGTTTTTATGTAATGGGCAGCACTGCAAATGCAGAACTTGACAATACCCGCTACACCACTCCGCTACCCGAATTAGGCAGTGTAGCCAGCCCCTCTGAGCAATTTCGTATTGCAGAACGCTATATTAAGGGAGCAGGTGTAGAAAGCAACCCAGAGCTTGGTATGCAGTGGTTACGTTTAGCGGCTGCACAACAATACCCTAAAGCGCTTTATGAGTTAGCTTTCCACTACGAACACGGCATTGATGCTAAACAAGATACCAGCAAAGCGGTTAGCTTATATAAACAAGCTGCTAATCTAGGTTACATGGATGCGCAATTTAATCTAGGCTTTTTGTACATTAAAAATGGTGATGTCAAAGAAGCTAGCGTTTGGCTAGAAAAAGCAGCGCTGCAAAATGATCGGGATGCCCAATATAACCTATCGCTCATTTATGCCGATAATATGTTAGGGGGGAGTACTGACAATCAAAAAGCGATTGAGTGGCTCACTAAAGCGGCTGAAAACGGGCATCGTGATGCTCAATTCAATCTAGGTACACGTTATCTTCAAGGCACTATCGTTGAAAAAAATATGGAAAAAGCAGCCTATTGGTTCACGACTGCTGCTAACCAAAACGATGCCGCCGCCCAATTTAATTTGGGGCTGATGTATGAAGAAGGTGATGGAGTCGAGAAAGACCTAGCTAAAGCTATTGAATGGTATCGTAAAGCAGCCGAGCAAAATGAGGCAGGAGCACAATATAATTTAGGCATTAAATACGTATTGGGCGAAGGCATAGAGCAAAATACGGACAAAGGGATTGAGTGGGTGTCAAAAGCCGCTGAAAATAAAAACCCTGCGGCACAATACATGATGGCGTATTTATTTAATCAAGGCAGTGACTTACCTCATGACCCTTCTCAAGCGCTTTATTGGTATCGTGCCTCTGCCGAACAAGGCTATGTAGAAGCTCAATATAATCTTGCGATGATGTTTGCCAAAGGTGAAGGGGTAGAACAAGATTATAAAGAATCCCTCTTCTGGGTACGCAAAGCGGCGCAAGCCAATCATATTAATGCTCAATATAGTCTGGGTACTTTTCTCGCTAAGGGACTAGGGACTCCTAAAAATCTACCTGAAGCGGCCTTTTGGCTCTCTTTAGCCGCTGCTAAAGGGGAGCAACATGCGATAGAAAACCGCGATGTCGTGATGGAAATGCTCAGCTCAGCCGAACGCGATGATGTTAAAAAGCGTATTGAGGTAGAGCTTGCCAAAAACCCTACTGATAGACCTATGGGTTCGCCCTAA
- the mfd gene encoding transcription-repair coupling factor has protein sequence MSAWLKPIFPPPPHGSTYWGQLQGSAQSLLMANTAEQHKGIVLLLTADIHAAHRLEAALRFFTPHTPIHIFPDWETLPYDIFSPLEDIVSERLKLLSKLSSMVQGILIVPMTTLMHRLPPTHYIHAHTLNVTTGDSFKVETFRQQLEQAGYRSVNQVLEHGEYATRGSIFDLFPMGSDVPYRIDLFDDEIESIRSFDPETQRTLDKVKQIELLPAREFPLDKAGIALFKQNYRNQLGGDLSRSQIYDAVSKGNPPAGIEYYLPLFFEHTATLFDYLPERTLVIFEDQAQAAMASFWQTIEHRYEERRHDIERPLLEPKKVFIDPATLNYELGRYRRIQVAQGTEQAGTHYPTYSLPPLLVQTKHEQPLILLTEFLKLLKGRVLFTAESAGRREALLQLLRDNQLSVKVLESWQAFLNSKEAMAITVAPLESGFWLKEPALAVIPETLLHGAPVQQQRRRKKATRDADSIIRNLTDLNQGTPIVHEEHGVGRYLGMQTITTGGMTSEYLTLEYAGGDRLYVPVTALHLISRYTGVSPDAAPLHKLGNEQWSKSRQKAAEKARDVAAELLDIHARRAAQLGQAFEFNELEYQQFSAGFPFEETPDQALAIESVIRDMRSKQPMDRVVCGDVGFGKTEVAMRATFIAANAGKQVAIIAPTTLLVQQHLNNFRDRFADWPFVVESLSRFKTAAQVKQALEKVAAGQIDIVIGTHKLLQDDVVFKNLGLVIIDEEHRFGVRHKEQLKKLRANVDMLTMTATPIPRTLNMSLSGLRDLSIIATPPVQRHAIKTFVTEWSNTLIQEACAREIARGGQVYVLHNEVDTIGKMVEDLQVLLPQAKIQYAHGQMRERELESIMQDFYHQRFQILVATTIIENGIDVPSANTIIINRADKLGLAQLHQLRGRVGRSHHRAYAYLITPPKKHLTPDAQKRLEAIESLEDLGVGFTLATHDLEIRGAGELLGEDQSGQIQEIGYHLYNDLLQRAVRALKTGQMIDLAQPTQPPTTIDLGIPTLIPESYLPDVHSRLILYKRIASAEDQMALDELRVEMIDRFGLLPEPTQALFAATEIKLLAQPLGIRKLDMHATGGRILFDAKPNIDPMKIIQLIQKRSWDFKLEGSDKLRLLKEIPNTEERVLWLKKFLQELVS, from the coding sequence ATGAGCGCTTGGCTAAAACCTATTTTCCCTCCCCCTCCTCATGGTTCTACCTACTGGGGACAATTACAAGGTAGCGCCCAAAGTTTATTAATGGCTAATACCGCTGAACAACACAAAGGCATAGTCCTGCTACTGACAGCCGATATTCATGCCGCCCATCGCTTAGAAGCCGCATTAAGGTTTTTCACTCCCCATACACCTATACATATTTTCCCTGATTGGGAAACCTTGCCTTATGATATTTTTTCACCGCTTGAAGATATTGTCTCGGAACGCTTAAAGCTGTTATCCAAGCTTTCTAGTATGGTACAGGGTATTTTAATCGTACCGATGACGACTTTAATGCATCGCCTACCGCCCACTCACTATATCCATGCGCATACTCTTAATGTCACGACAGGCGATTCATTTAAGGTAGAAACCTTTCGCCAGCAATTAGAGCAAGCGGGCTATCGCTCAGTGAATCAAGTGCTAGAGCACGGTGAGTACGCCACGCGTGGCTCGATCTTTGACTTATTTCCTATGGGTAGCGATGTACCTTATCGCATTGATTTGTTTGATGATGAAATTGAAAGTATTCGCAGCTTCGACCCTGAAACTCAAAGGACTCTGGATAAAGTTAAACAAATTGAATTATTGCCCGCCCGCGAGTTTCCATTAGATAAAGCGGGAATTGCGTTATTTAAGCAAAACTACCGCAATCAATTAGGGGGTGATCTTAGTCGTAGTCAAATTTATGATGCGGTGAGTAAAGGCAATCCTCCCGCCGGTATTGAATACTATCTACCCCTGTTTTTTGAGCACACTGCTACCCTATTTGATTATTTGCCTGAGCGCACTTTAGTTATTTTTGAGGATCAAGCTCAAGCCGCGATGGCGAGCTTTTGGCAAACGATTGAGCATCGCTATGAAGAGCGCCGCCATGATATTGAACGCCCACTCCTAGAGCCTAAAAAGGTTTTCATTGATCCCGCCACACTCAATTATGAATTAGGGCGCTATCGACGTATTCAAGTAGCCCAAGGTACTGAGCAAGCAGGTACACATTATCCTACTTATTCCCTACCGCCCCTCTTAGTGCAAACTAAGCATGAGCAACCTTTAATTTTGCTCACTGAATTTTTAAAGCTGCTCAAAGGGCGCGTGCTGTTTACCGCAGAATCAGCAGGACGGCGTGAAGCACTATTACAATTACTGCGTGATAATCAATTAAGCGTCAAAGTACTGGAAAGCTGGCAAGCCTTTTTAAATTCCAAAGAGGCTATGGCGATTACCGTCGCTCCTTTGGAATCCGGCTTTTGGCTCAAGGAACCTGCTTTAGCCGTTATTCCCGAAACGCTGTTGCATGGTGCACCCGTTCAACAACAACGCCGCCGCAAAAAAGCTACGCGCGATGCTGACTCGATTATTCGCAATCTCACCGATCTGAATCAGGGTACACCTATCGTGCACGAAGAACACGGAGTCGGGCGCTATTTAGGGATGCAGACGATTACCACTGGAGGCATGACTTCGGAGTATTTAACTCTCGAATATGCAGGCGGTGATCGACTTTATGTGCCTGTTACGGCTTTACATCTGATTAGTCGTTATACAGGGGTATCACCTGATGCAGCCCCCCTACATAAACTAGGTAATGAGCAATGGAGCAAAAGTCGCCAAAAAGCCGCCGAAAAAGCCCGTGATGTGGCGGCGGAATTACTCGATATTCATGCGCGTCGTGCTGCTCAACTCGGTCAAGCCTTTGAATTTAATGAGCTAGAATATCAACAATTTTCCGCTGGCTTCCCCTTTGAGGAAACACCGGATCAAGCCCTTGCGATTGAATCGGTTATTCGAGACATGCGCTCCAAGCAACCGATGGATCGAGTCGTGTGCGGTGATGTGGGCTTTGGTAAAACCGAAGTCGCTATGCGTGCTACCTTTATCGCTGCCAATGCAGGTAAGCAAGTCGCTATTATTGCCCCGACTACCCTACTGGTTCAGCAACATTTAAATAATTTCCGCGACCGCTTTGCCGATTGGCCGTTTGTTGTGGAGTCTTTATCACGCTTTAAAACCGCTGCTCAAGTGAAGCAAGCATTAGAGAAGGTAGCCGCTGGGCAAATTGACATAGTGATTGGTACGCACAAACTATTACAAGACGATGTAGTATTTAAAAATCTCGGCTTAGTGATTATTGACGAGGAACATCGTTTTGGGGTGCGCCATAAAGAGCAACTCAAAAAGCTACGGGCTAATGTCGATATGCTCACCATGACCGCCACACCGATTCCGCGCACGCTGAATATGTCGCTGTCGGGTTTGCGTGATTTATCGATTATTGCTACCCCTCCGGTACAACGCCATGCGATTAAAACGTTTGTCACCGAATGGAGTAATACCCTGATTCAAGAAGCGTGTGCGCGGGAAATTGCACGCGGGGGTCAGGTATATGTGCTGCATAATGAAGTAGATACGATTGGCAAAATGGTCGAAGACCTACAAGTATTATTGCCACAAGCTAAGATCCAATACGCACACGGGCAAATGCGCGAGCGCGAATTGGAAAGCATTATGCAGGACTTTTACCATCAGCGTTTCCAAATTTTGGTTGCCACCACGATTATTGAAAATGGTATCGACGTTCCCTCGGCAAATACCATTATTATCAATCGCGCGGATAAATTAGGGCTAGCACAATTACATCAATTACGCGGACGGGTTGGGCGTTCGCATCATCGCGCTTATGCCTATTTAATTACTCCACCGAAAAAGCATTTAACACCTGATGCGCAAAAACGTTTAGAGGCTATTGAATCCTTAGAGGATTTAGGGGTTGGATTTACTTTAGCGACTCACGATTTAGAAATTCGCGGGGCGGGTGAGTTATTAGGTGAAGATCAAAGCGGGCAAATCCAAGAGATTGGCTATCACCTTTACAATGATTTATTGCAACGTGCCGTGCGAGCCTTAAAAACCGGACAAATGATCGATTTAGCGCAACCGACTCAACCACCGACTACGATAGATTTAGGCATTCCGACGTTAATTCCAGAGAGCTATTTGCCCGATGTGCATAGTCGTTTGATTTTATATAAGCGTATTGCGAGTGCTGAAGATCAAATGGCATTGGATGAATTACGGGTAGAAATGATTGATCGTTTTGGTTTATTACCAGAACCCACTCAAGCCTTATTTGCTGCCACTGAAATTAAATTACTCGCGCAACCCTTAGGGATTCGTAAACTGGATATGCATGCCACAGGAGGACGTATTTTATTCGATGCCAAGCCTAATATTGATCCTATGAAAATTATTCAATTGATTCAAAAACGTTCGTGGGATTTTAAGTTAGAAGGCTCGGATAAACTACGTCTTTTAAAAGAAATCCCTAATACTGAGGAACGAGTACTGTGGCTTAAGAAGTTTTTGCAGGAATTGGTAAGCTAA
- a CDS encoding helix-turn-helix domain-containing protein translates to MTDKDYITGEELGNKLLQAVREMKAGQKGRVTVVEPNEVAAARFATGLSQTQFAHALCISRRTLQDWEQGRRQPSGAARTLIRLARKHPQLIAEELLVSLPIPAKTS, encoded by the coding sequence ATGACAGATAAAGATTACATAACAGGTGAAGAGCTAGGAAACAAATTATTGCAAGCGGTACGAGAAATGAAAGCTGGACAAAAAGGGCGTGTAACAGTAGTAGAACCCAACGAAGTGGCCGCCGCCCGCTTTGCTACAGGTTTATCACAGACTCAATTTGCACATGCCTTATGTATTTCACGTCGTACTTTACAAGATTGGGAGCAAGGCCGCCGCCAGCCATCTGGCGCAGCTCGCACTTTAATTCGCCTTGCTCGTAAACATCCCCAGCTCATTGCTGAGGAGTTATTAGTTAGCTTACCAATTCCTGCAAAAACTTCTTAA
- a CDS encoding transcriptional regulator has protein sequence MYTIIETPTFTADAEELWSEDDRGKFCTFLAANPEAGSVIPRSGGRRKIRWIRSGASAGKSGGVRVIYFTRLPSGEIWLLTIYAKSERENIPAHILKAIREAIENDR, from the coding sequence ATGTATACGATAATCGAAACTCCAACTTTTACGGCTGATGCCGAGGAGCTATGGTCAGAAGATGATCGTGGAAAATTTTGCACCTTTTTAGCAGCTAATCCAGAAGCGGGTTCAGTGATTCCACGGTCAGGTGGACGTAGAAAGATTCGTTGGATACGTAGTGGAGCTTCAGCAGGCAAAAGTGGTGGTGTACGAGTCATCTATTTTACTCGTTTACCTTCGGGGGAAATCTGGTTATTGACGATTTATGCTAAAAGTGAGCGGGAAAACATACCTGCCCATATTCTGAAAGCCATTAGAGAGGCTATTGAAAATGACAGATAA